The Pelagicoccus albus genome window below encodes:
- the vapC gene encoding type II toxin-antitoxin system VapC family toxin: MTIVDTSVWIDFLEGGEHWTKERLKEKLGDRESLLYTEMILLEIIQGIRSREGRERIENEFGTLVLAAQKRSTTMLAAEIYQELQRKGFRIRSIIDCLIAATAIETGATILHKDRDFEVIAGHYPIITEKK, translated from the coding sequence ATGACGATTGTCGATACGAGTGTATGGATCGACTTTTTGGAAGGCGGCGAACATTGGACCAAAGAGAGACTCAAAGAGAAGCTCGGGGATAGAGAATCCCTACTCTACACTGAAATGATCCTTCTGGAAATCATCCAAGGCATAAGAAGCAGAGAAGGAAGAGAGAGAATAGAGAACGAGTTTGGCACTCTAGTCCTAGCTGCACAGAAACGGTCCACGACGATGTTGGCAGCCGAGATCTATCAAGAGCTGCAAAGAAAAGGATTCAGGATCAGAAGTATCATAGATTGTCTGATTGCAGCGACCGCGATAGAGACAGGAGCTACGATACTTCATAAGGATCGAGACTTTGAAGTCATAGCTGGCCACTACCCAATCATCACTGAAAAGAAATGA
- a CDS encoding type II toxin-antitoxin system VapB family antitoxin → MKDSFIALSTFYCSALLVGWIALFATINKDRDYTVFQRIELESSDILSTEQNENGLDFYWWEVVHNRATYEKIDALVSDGITLSLSQMGDSLRLEIKEEILPILPNPKDKLLLSYFPEVREIVLENLKSRGFVGIPIDSPKLETERIYWESFWPELPMMALFTLPCVVLALIVYKRRISNQSAHTTPASRSATDFRVWLSRWLKKEIDKIHLIHTFRCMGRTNINLDDKLVSKGLKITGLRTKRELVDLALRELLRKEDQKSILALEGKFKWEGDLDELRKGRFAR, encoded by the coding sequence ATGAAAGATTCATTCATAGCACTCAGCACTTTCTACTGTTCAGCCCTTCTAGTTGGTTGGATTGCGCTCTTTGCGACCATTAACAAAGACAGAGACTACACCGTCTTTCAAAGGATAGAGCTTGAGTCCAGCGATATTCTATCAACTGAACAGAACGAAAACGGTTTAGATTTCTATTGGTGGGAAGTCGTACACAACAGAGCTACCTATGAAAAGATTGATGCTCTTGTAAGTGACGGAATAACGCTATCTCTAAGTCAAATGGGAGACTCGCTGAGACTCGAGATCAAAGAAGAAATACTTCCGATTCTTCCAAATCCGAAAGATAAACTTTTGCTAAGCTATTTTCCTGAGGTACGAGAAATCGTTTTAGAGAATTTAAAAAGCAGAGGATTCGTTGGTATTCCAATCGACTCTCCAAAATTGGAAACAGAAAGAATCTATTGGGAATCGTTTTGGCCTGAACTTCCAATGATGGCACTATTCACCCTACCCTGCGTGGTATTGGCCCTCATCGTCTACAAAAGAAGAATATCTAACCAGTCAGCCCATACAACTCCAGCCAGTCGCTCCGCGACTGACTTCCGCGTATGGCTTTCACGTTGGCTAAAGAAAGAAATCGACAAAATACACCTAATCCATACTTTTAGGTGTATGGGCAGAACAAACATCAACCTAGACGATAAGCTAGTAAGCAAGGGTCTGAAGATCACCGGCTTACGCACGAAGCGAGAACTCGTGGATCTAGCTCTCAGAGAGCTATTACGGAAAGAAGACCAGAAGAGCATCCTGGCGCTTGAAGGCAAATTCAAGTGGGAGGGAGATCTCGATGAACTCAGAAAGGGAAGATTCGCTAGATGA
- a CDS encoding DUF308 domain-containing protein, which yields MTPKFRYTHSHTFTREEYVYLTGLFSRKSKPLRLTLAILIGVVCLLSPYTIVIGVAILLLVGLAFFLGKKSAGTFNRWFTNSKFLQGEVTYEVNDRDLRISCDKLDIRVDWAMASVWEEKDGWLRISCEATPNLYFRIEELKKAEVYEHVIDLCNHYAVRFNSEDAKMNSNQSAHTTPASAPR from the coding sequence ATGACCCCAAAATTCAGATACACGCATTCTCATACCTTCACACGAGAAGAGTACGTGTATTTGACCGGACTCTTCTCGAGGAAAAGCAAGCCACTAAGACTAACGCTAGCGATTCTGATTGGCGTAGTCTGCCTGCTTTCTCCGTACACGATAGTAATCGGAGTAGCGATCCTACTTCTCGTTGGTCTAGCTTTCTTTCTAGGAAAGAAGAGCGCAGGAACTTTCAATCGTTGGTTTACAAATTCGAAGTTTCTCCAAGGCGAAGTGACCTATGAAGTGAACGATAGAGATCTTCGGATCAGCTGCGATAAACTCGATATCCGAGTGGATTGGGCGATGGCGTCGGTTTGGGAAGAAAAAGACGGTTGGCTTCGAATCTCGTGCGAAGCGACTCCAAACCTATACTTCAGAATCGAAGAGTTGAAAAAAGCGGAGGTCTACGAGCATGTCATCGACCTGTGCAATCATTACGCAGTACGCTTCAACTCCGAAGATGCAAAAATGAATTCTAACCAGTCAGCCCATACAACTCCGGCCAGCGCTCCGCGCTGA